One window of Quercus robur chromosome 5, dhQueRobu3.1, whole genome shotgun sequence genomic DNA carries:
- the LOC126727398 gene encoding transcription factor MYB102 has protein sequence MGRAPCCDKNGLKKGPWTPEEDQKLIDYIQKHGYGNWRTLPKNAGLQRCGKSCRLRWTNYLRPDIKRGRFAFEEEETIIQLHSILGNKWSAIAARLPGRTDNEIKNYWNTHIRKRLLRMGIDPVTHSPRLDLLDISSILSSSLYNPSQMNNISRLFGVQPFVNPELLRLASSIMSSQRDQNPNLLLQNLQENQLCQNQIPQLVQVQSNQVHAPIQENINPTTCTTMSTACVPFHNEAQPQLVDSNVDQFPSNFNSFSSSNCQLTEWQTNGMPSNFTDEDYVPLPSYNYYGSDQTFVDPSETSTFQSNNSNQNFSFASVLSTPSSSPTPLNSNSTYINSSSTEDERESYCSNMLKFEIQDILDVNEFM, from the exons ATGGGAAGAGCACCATGTTGTGACAAAAATGGCCTTAAGAAAGGACCATGGACCCCGGAGGAGGATCAGAAACTCATTGATTATATTCAGAAACATGGATATGGGAATTGGAGGACACTTCCAAAGAATGCTG GACTTCAAAGGTGTGGAAAGAGTTGCCGTCTTCGTTGGACTAACTATTTGAGACCCGATATCAAGAGGGGCAGATTTGCTTTTGAAGAAGAGGAAACAATTATTCAGCTACATAGTATTTTGGGCAACAA GTGGTCTGCAATTGCTGCTCGCTTGCCCGGAAGAACAGACAATGAAATCAAGAACTATTGGAACACACACATTAGAAAGAGGCTTCTTCGAATGGGAATTGACCCAGTAACTCATAGCCCACGCCTTGATCTTCTTGACATTTCCTCAATCCTAAGTTCGTCACTCTATAACCCATCTCAAATGAACAACATCTCAAGGTTGTTTGGGGTCCAACCCTTTGTCAATCCAGAACTTTTAAGGCTCGCATCATCTATCATGTCATCCCAACGTGATCAAAACCCAAACTTACTTCttcaaaatcttcaagaaaaCCAGCTTTGCCAAAACCAAATTCCACAGCTTGTTCAGGTCCAATCTAATCAAGTTCATGCCCctattcaagaaaatattaatCCAACTACTTGCACCACAATGAGTACCGCTTGTGTTCCATTTCATAATGAAGCACAGCCCCAACTCGTGGACTCCAATGTGGACCAATTCCCATCAAATTTCAACAGTTTCAGCTCCTCAAATTGTCAACTAACTGAGTGGCAAACCAATGGGATGCCTTCAAATTTTACTGATGAAGACTATGTTCCTCTACCAAGTTACAATTATTATGGTTCTGATCAAACTTTCGTGGATCCTTCTGAAACATCAACTTTCCAATCCAACAACAGCAACCAGAATTTCAGCTTCGCGTCGGTTTTATCAACGCCTTCATCCAGCCCAACTCCATTGAATTCAAATTCAACATACATCAATAGCAGCAGCACTGAAGATGAG